CGCTGCCGCCGCTCTACACCGTCGTGACCGACGCGCTCACCATCAACTCGCTCTGGTATCGCGCGCCGTCGGACGGGTGGTTCGTCACCGACAGCGCGTCCGCCGGCTACCTGCACCGCGCGCGCGTCCCCGCCGCGAAGGTCCACGTCTCCGGCTTTCCCGTCGCGGCCGCATTTGCCGACCGCGACCCGACGCTCCAGCCGCCCGACCCCGCACGCACGCGCCAGCGCCGCATTCTCTACATGATCAACTCCGGCCGCACGCGCGCGCTGGAGACCGCCCGGGCCCTCACGCTCTGGTCGAGCTGGCACATCACCTTCACCGTCGGCCGCGACGCCGTGCTGAAGCGGCAACTCGAACACCTCGTCCGGACCGCGCCCGCCCACTGCGAGATTCTCGGCTGGACCGACCGCATTCCCGAACTCCTCATGACACACCACGTCGTCATCAGCAAAGCCGGCGGCGCCACCACGCAGGAAGCGATCAACGCACTCTGCCCGATGGTCGTGAACCAGGTCGTGCCCGGCCAGGAGGAAGGCAACTGGCAGCTCCTCCGCTCGCACCGAGCCGGCGCGCTCGCCGAGACGCCGCACGAAATTTCCCAGGCGTTGCACACTATCTTCGCACACGACGGCGAACGCTGGCGCGAAATGCGCGCCGGACTCCGCCGCATCGCCCGCCCCACCGCCGCCCGCGACATCGCCACGCAAGTCCTCGCCGCCGTGCACGCTCCCGCCGTCGCAGTGTCGGGCAGAGAGTAACCTATTAGGCTACTCTTCCCCATGCCCGCTTCGCGGGAGCGCGGCGCCGCGCAACCGCTGCCCGCGCGGCAACACGTCTCTCGCGCGACACTCTCGCACGACTCCGTCAGGCAGTCATTTTTCACTCGGGAAACGCGAGGCGGTCCGGCCACCGCGAGGGCGAGTCCCAAGCGCCCGCACCCGGAAGTCGCGGGCGACCTTGCCAGCACGCTTGCGCAACGGAGACGGGCTAACCGAGCAGTCGCCTGATTTCCGCCAGCGTGCGCTCCGTGGCGCCGCGATTCGCTTCGCTCCACGCGCGCGCGGCGGCGGCGAGCTGCTCGCGCGCGGTGGCGTTCTCCAACAACTCCACGGCTGTGCGCACGAGCTCGGCATGCGTCTCGACGCGGCGCACCGCATCGGCCTCGGTGAGCGAGCGGACGATGTCGCGGAAATTCGTCATCGCCGGACCGTGCAACACCGGCTTCCCGAGGATCGCGGCTTCGACCGGTGTCTGGCCGCCATCGTGCGGCGGCAGGCTTTTCCCGACGAACACGAGATCGGCCAGCTGCGTGAGCTTGCGCAACTCGCCGGTTGTGTCGCCGACGGCCACGTCGACGGCGGCGGACGCGTTGCCCTCGGAGCGGAAGTGATACGTCAATCCGCTGCCCGCGAGCATCGTGCGGAGCGCATCGCGGCGCTCGGCGTGGCGCGGCACGAGCAGGAGCGACACGCGGTGCCCATGCGCGCGAGCCGTCTTGAGCGCCTCGACGAGCGCTTCCTCCTCGCCCGGCCAGGTTGACGAACCGAGCAGCACGAGACCGTCCGGCGGCAGGCCCACCTCGCGACGCAGCGTCCTGCGCGTCGCTTCGTCGAGCAACGGGATGGAGACATCGAGCTTCAGGTTGCCGGTGGTGGCGAGGCGGTCGGCGGGAAAACCGAGCGCGCGAAAGCGCTGTTCGTCGCGCTTCGCGGCGCACAGGATGCGGGTGATGCCACGTGCGAGTGAGCGCACCGCCCACTTGAAACGCGCGGAACGGCGGAAACTGCGATCGGAAAGTCGCGCGTTGACGGAGAGCACGGGCACGCCGCGCGCGTGGGCCGCGCGGATGTGTTCCGGCCAGCGCTCGCCTTCCATGAGAATGCAGAGATCGGGCTGCACCTGGCGCCAGGCCCGCGCGTTGAAGGCCCAGAAATCCAGCGGGAAGTAGCCGATGCCAATCGTGAGCAGGGCGTATTTTTCC
This window of the Candidatus Didemnitutus sp. genome carries:
- a CDS encoding 3-deoxy-D-manno-octulosonic acid transferase, giving the protein MIWLYRILFLPALLLASPYYLWRMRKRGGYADGFGGRFGEVPELSPKSTRQRVWLQAVSVGEMLAIGPLLEGLKRDGCETYLTTTTSTGYALAKEKYALLTIGIGYFPLDFWAFNARAWRQVQPDLCILMEGERWPEHIRAAHARGVPVLSVNARLSDRSFRRSARFKWAVRSLARGITRILCAAKRDEQRFRALGFPADRLATTGNLKLDVSIPLLDEATRRTLRREVGLPPDGLVLLGSSTWPGEEEALVEALKTARAHGHRVSLLLVPRHAERRDALRTMLAGSGLTYHFRSEGNASAAVDVAVGDTTGELRKLTQLADLVFVGKSLPPHDGGQTPVEAAILGKPVLHGPAMTNFRDIVRSLTEADAVRRVETHAELVRTAVELLENATAREQLAAAARAWSEANRGATERTLAEIRRLLG
- a CDS encoding galactosyldiacylglycerol synthase, with product MRRILILSASYGEGHNSAARALRAAFAEHPGVEVEVFDLFAQKAPRLDKISRRAYLRVINHAPLLWSSFYQWLDRSPRAPLLLRALRGHARLLAQTLRARRPDVLVSTYPVYAWLLQQLRASGYALPPLYTVVTDALTINSLWYRAPSDGWFVTDSASAGYLHRARVPAAKVHVSGFPVAAAFADRDPTLQPPDPARTRQRRILYMINSGRTRALETARALTLWSSWHITFTVGRDAVLKRQLEHLVRTAPAHCEILGWTDRIPELLMTHHVVISKAGGATTQEAINALCPMVVNQVVPGQEEGNWQLLRSHRAGALAETPHEISQALHTIFAHDGERWREMRAGLRRIARPTAARDIATQVLAAVHAPAVAVSGRE